In Glycine max cultivar Williams 82 chromosome 15, Glycine_max_v4.0, whole genome shotgun sequence, the DNA window CGAACTCCATGGCCTTCTTGAGGCCCTTGCAGCCCTGGCGCTGGCAGCGGCGGGATCGGGCGCCGCAGCAGAAGTCGGCGGTGGCGAGGGAGAGGGCGAAGAAGAGGAGGAAGGGGAGGAGGTAGGAGAGCGGCACCGAGGGGAGGAGGAGGGAGAGGGAGTTGAAGATGTAGCAGAGGTAGGAGGAGAGGAGGAACGCGCCGGAGAAGAGGACTAGGAGGAGGATGAGAAGGTCTAAGGTGGCGGAGGGAGAGTGCTTGCAGTTGCACACATTATTAGTGTTGTTGacattgttattgttgttgcagTGAACCATCATCCCTCTGTTCATGCTCATGCTCATGCTCATGCTCATGCTCAATGTCACCTTCTCCTCTTGCATTGCACCATCTTCGTCTTTACCTTACCCCCC includes these proteins:
- the LOC100783221 gene encoding uncharacterized protein At5g19025, translating into MQEEKVTLSMSMSMSMSMNRGMMVHCNNNNNVNNTNNVCNCKHSPSATLDLLILLLVLFSGAFLLSSYLCYIFNSLSLLLPSVPLSYLLPFLLFFALSLATADFCCGARSRRCQRQGCKGLKKAMEFDLQIQRFGSSVPSSAEIDKLPWKGGTEANPDYDCLRSELRKMAPPNGRALLLFRAPCGCPVAKLEASGPKKAKRHKRTPPSATLNGGGDHR